A window of the Streptomyces sp. NBC_00454 genome harbors these coding sequences:
- a CDS encoding S41 family peptidase, with protein sequence MTTSTNLQPAPVIDETARLLTEHYVFPEIAEQLADLLQRRLAEGAYDVDGAEELARLVTADLQSANGDRHLRLKHHADPVPPKEGAATLEAMRRDFDTSLGGAPRVELLDGGVAVLELAPMLFPLEWAAEPLTAALTLASRAQALIVDLRANRGGDPDAVAFVCSYLLDERTHLNTMYWRGGERTEQSWSLPYVPGARFGGSKPLYVLSSESTFSAAEELAYNLQQLGRAIVVGEPTRGGAHPCQGWTVHPHLEATVPVGRAINPVSGTNWEGVGVQPDVPCAAADSLAHAHALALARLAG encoded by the coding sequence ATGACGACTTCGACGAACCTTCAGCCTGCCCCTGTCATCGACGAGACGGCCCGGCTCCTGACAGAGCACTACGTCTTCCCCGAGATAGCCGAGCAACTCGCCGACCTGCTGCAACGACGCCTCGCTGAGGGCGCCTACGACGTCGACGGCGCCGAGGAGCTCGCCCGGCTGGTCACCGCGGACCTGCAGTCCGCCAACGGTGACCGACACCTGAGACTGAAGCACCACGCCGACCCGGTGCCCCCCAAGGAGGGAGCGGCCACCCTGGAGGCCATGCGCCGGGATTTCGACACCTCACTGGGCGGTGCACCCCGGGTGGAGTTGCTCGACGGAGGGGTCGCCGTACTGGAGCTGGCACCGATGCTGTTTCCGCTGGAGTGGGCCGCCGAGCCGCTGACCGCCGCGCTCACCCTGGCCTCCCGCGCCCAGGCGCTGATCGTGGACCTTCGCGCCAACCGGGGCGGCGACCCGGACGCGGTCGCATTCGTCTGCAGCTACCTGCTCGACGAGCGCACCCACCTCAACACCATGTACTGGCGCGGTGGCGAGCGCACCGAGCAGTCCTGGAGCCTGCCGTACGTTCCCGGCGCACGCTTCGGCGGCAGCAAGCCGCTGTACGTGCTGTCCAGCGAGAGCACCTTCTCTGCCGCCGAGGAGCTGGCGTACAACCTCCAGCAGCTCGGCCGCGCCATAGTCGTCGGCGAGCCCACCCGCGGCGGCGCGCACCCGTGCCAGGGGTGGACCGTGCACCCCCACCTGGAAGCCACCGTCCCCGTCGGCCGAGCCATCAACCCCGTCTCCGGCACGAACTGGGAGGGCGTCGGTGTGCAGCCGGACGTCCCTTGCGCTGCTGCCGACTCACTCGCCCACGCGCACGCACTGGCCCTCGCCCGACTGGCAGGCTGA
- a CDS encoding ArsR/SmtB family transcription factor, with translation MRDQPPCPPSPEDVLEIGAPEQFAALAHPLRQRLLFALGHQPATASRLAAQLDEKKGNVAHHLKVLREAGLVHVAETRQVRGGTEQYYRRTARHMVVAEPQAAGTAAMLAAVAQELDRSPAETHLTLRHLRLSPARARELGEALAQLVDEAEEDAEDEPVHGVLVALYQQALPTSATGSA, from the coding sequence ATGCGCGATCAGCCGCCCTGTCCACCGTCTCCTGAGGACGTCCTGGAGATCGGTGCGCCCGAGCAGTTCGCGGCACTCGCCCACCCGTTGCGTCAGCGGTTGCTCTTCGCCCTGGGACACCAGCCTGCCACTGCCAGCCGGCTTGCGGCGCAGCTCGACGAGAAGAAGGGCAACGTGGCCCACCATCTCAAAGTGCTCCGCGAAGCCGGGCTGGTCCACGTCGCCGAGACCCGCCAGGTCCGCGGCGGCACCGAGCAGTACTACCGGCGCACGGCACGCCACATGGTCGTCGCCGAACCCCAAGCGGCAGGCACCGCCGCGATGCTCGCCGCGGTCGCCCAGGAGCTGGACCGCTCTCCCGCCGAAACTCACCTGACACTACGCCACCTGCGTCTCAGCCCCGCGAGGGCGAGAGAACTCGGTGAGGCCCTCGCCCAACTGGTCGACGAGGCCGAGGAAGATGCAGAGGACGAGCCCGTGCACGGCGTGTTGGTGGCGCTCTATCAGCAGGCTCTCCCGACCAGCGCCACCGGTTCCGCCTAG
- a CDS encoding MEDS domain-containing protein, whose product MTLAGRNPGRIIPGVPLSFADAHPSGHVRIIGEPIRPGRTPREYPACVQHEALINAAFHGRGVTALCPYDAERLPPRYSPTRAPPSRALAQSNDPLTHPGDAAAFEFDEGHLHGARFFATRIASRLGMAEEARAAPSLTVAELTTNSVVHGSGNETLRLWAERDQLVYEVRDPGLLRDPLAGRRLPRSSGREDADCS is encoded by the coding sequence ATGACGCTCGCGGGGCGCAATCCGGGCCGGATCATCCCCGGGGTCCCCCTGTCCTTTGCCGACGCCCACCCGTCCGGGCACGTCCGCATCATCGGCGAACCCATCCGGCCGGGGCGCACCCCGCGGGAGTACCCGGCGTGCGTCCAGCACGAAGCCCTGATCAACGCCGCCTTCCACGGTCGTGGCGTGACCGCCCTGTGCCCGTACGACGCGGAACGCCTGCCCCCGAGGTACTCGCCGACGCGTGCGCCACCCAGCCGCGCCCTCGCACAGAGCAACGATCCGCTGACCCACCCCGGCGACGCCGCGGCCTTCGAGTTCGACGAAGGGCATCTGCACGGCGCACGCTTCTTCGCCACCCGGATCGCGTCGCGACTCGGCATGGCCGAGGAGGCCCGTGCGGCGCCATCGCTGACCGTGGCCGAGCTGACTACGAACAGCGTGGTGCACGGCAGCGGCAACGAGACCCTGCGGCTCTGGGCCGAGAGAGATCAACTGGTGTACGAAGTACGGGACCCCGGGCTGCTGCGCGATCCCCTCGCCGGCCGCCGCCTCCCCCGGTCGAGCGGCCGAGAGGACGCGGACTGCTCCTAG
- a CDS encoding DUF6296 family protein, with product MGTGSTAPPIDQERVRRANTGDRMPRRYELVFPGGLEGGQDTVEVTVTGRTGPGGHPIYEDATGIVQAEISDRSEVRVLATGAGQDPAHGVTARPLAS from the coding sequence GTGGGCACGGGCTCGACGGCGCCGCCGATCGACCAGGAGCGCGTACGCAGAGCCAACACGGGAGACCGGATGCCGCGAAGGTACGAGCTGGTGTTCCCCGGCGGCCTTGAAGGCGGCCAGGACACCGTCGAGGTGACCGTCACCGGCCGGACGGGACCAGGAGGCCACCCCATCTACGAGGACGCCACTGGCATTGTTCAGGCGGAGATCAGCGACCGGTCGGAAGTGCGCGTTCTGGCAACCGGCGCCGGTCAGGATCCGGCCCACGGGGTCACGGCGCGCCCGTTGGCCAGCTGA
- a CDS encoding chitinase has translation MRNFLGPFAGLVCLVALTCTGCSSDRTASTDAAAASSPSPADASPYTAAAPGTSYAPYVSATTASANDTAGSPSAYNLAFAISDRSSCAPKWDGSHAIDDPAVKSRISALTSSGSSVRVSFGGASGTELASVCADASALAGAYAAALDAAGSTQADFDIEGDDLTDSDAVAMRSEAIALLQQERTDLAVSFTLPVMPSGLDDDSLALLRSANDNGVKVATVNIMTMNYGSTYTGDMGDYAIASAQAAHNQLQEVFGLSSDGAWHGLALTSMIGDNDITGETFTLADAARVRSFAEDKGIAWVSMWSTFRDQQCEDGDTSSDDAATNCSGVPQSAGAFSEAFSG, from the coding sequence ATGCGGAATTTTCTGGGGCCGTTCGCCGGGCTCGTCTGCCTGGTGGCTTTGACTTGTACCGGATGTTCCTCGGACAGGACCGCGTCAACTGACGCAGCCGCTGCGTCGAGCCCGTCCCCGGCGGATGCGTCGCCCTACACGGCCGCCGCACCCGGCACGTCCTACGCCCCCTACGTCAGCGCCACCACGGCCTCCGCCAACGACACCGCCGGCTCCCCGTCCGCGTACAACCTGGCCTTCGCCATCTCGGACCGCAGCAGCTGCGCACCGAAATGGGACGGGAGCCATGCCATCGACGACCCCGCAGTGAAGTCCCGTATCTCGGCACTGACATCGTCCGGCAGCAGCGTGCGCGTATCGTTCGGTGGCGCCTCCGGCACGGAGCTCGCATCGGTCTGCGCCGACGCGTCCGCGCTTGCCGGTGCCTACGCAGCAGCGCTCGACGCCGCCGGGTCGACACAGGCCGACTTCGACATCGAGGGCGACGACCTCACCGACTCCGACGCGGTCGCGATGCGCTCCGAGGCCATCGCACTGCTCCAGCAGGAGCGCACCGACTTGGCGGTCTCCTTCACCCTGCCCGTCATGCCCTCCGGGCTCGACGACGACAGCCTGGCGCTACTGCGGTCCGCCAACGACAACGGCGTGAAAGTGGCCACCGTCAACATCATGACGATGAACTACGGCTCCACGTACACCGGGGATATGGGCGACTATGCAATTGCCTCCGCCCAGGCCGCCCACAACCAACTGCAGGAGGTCTTCGGCCTCTCCTCCGACGGCGCCTGGCACGGCCTCGCCCTCACCTCGATGATCGGCGACAACGACATCACCGGCGAGACGTTCACCCTTGCCGACGCGGCCCGGGTCCGCTCCTTCGCCGAAGACAAGGGCATCGCCTGGGTGTCGATGTGGTCAACCTTCCGCGACCAGCAGTGCGAAGACGGTGACACCTCGTCGGACGACGCGGCAACGAACTGCAGTGGGGTACCGCAGAGCGCCGGGGCCTTCTCGGAGGCATTCTCCGGCTGA
- a CDS encoding bifunctional polysaccharide deacetylase/glycosyltransferase family 2 protein: MTTTTSSRGRRRAPSRMTRAAGKAANLQKPRVILALLLLGVLTSVMLLDGYLRAEVGGDERIRTGAGSDDVSEEVLGGGPILTFRDGQARSASVPDKTIVLTFDDGPDPTWTPQVLKVLEENGVPGTFFLVGSMVARNPSIVKDLVDQGSEVGIHTFTHVDLSYQSSARVTREVEQTQLALAGAAGITTTLFRAPYSSQPDAIDDYSWPVYKQLGEQGYTSVFVDTDSDDWKTPGVTKIIESATPASGKGASVLFHDAGGDRSQTIKALPEYIKKMKALGYTFTTVSGATQEARSGTQAVDVGAAGTEQQANGSQPGGEQTGSRPSGAVRPGAANSLQAAHRTATGATLYEGKALVAAVAVAEWTVPGLAIGLAVVGVAVIGRFGMMLILARRHYRLRNRRRFSWGPAVTGPVSVIVPAYNEKECIANTLKSLAQSTHPIEIIVVDDGSTDNTSEIAESLGMANVRVIRQENAGKPAALNNGVRHARYDIVVMMDGDTVFEADTVEQLVQPFADPKIGAVAGNAKVGNRDTVIGAWQHIEYVMGFNLDRRMYDLLRCMPTIPGAIGAFRREAVLEVGGMSEDTLAEDTDITIAMHRAGWKVVYQEHAKAWTEAPGSLKQLWSQRYRWSYGTMQALWKHRKSLTDKGPSGRFGRVGMPLVVIFQIITPVFAPLIDVFTAYSMIFVDFKSALIAWLAVLAVQLVCAAYAFRLDRERYRYLLMMPLQQLAYRQMMYLVLIHSCVTALTGGRLRWQKLKRTGEVGTPAGAGR, encoded by the coding sequence ATGACGACCACCACATCATCGCGCGGCCGCAGGCGCGCCCCCTCCCGCATGACGCGGGCCGCCGGCAAGGCGGCGAACCTGCAGAAACCGCGGGTGATCCTTGCTCTGCTGCTCCTCGGCGTGCTCACCAGCGTGATGTTGCTCGACGGCTATCTCCGCGCCGAGGTGGGGGGCGACGAGCGTATCCGTACCGGGGCCGGCTCCGACGACGTCTCCGAGGAGGTCCTCGGTGGTGGGCCGATCCTGACCTTCCGGGACGGCCAGGCACGGTCCGCGTCCGTGCCGGACAAGACCATCGTCCTGACCTTCGATGACGGTCCGGACCCTACGTGGACCCCCCAGGTCCTCAAGGTCCTCGAGGAGAACGGCGTCCCGGGCACCTTCTTCCTGGTGGGCTCGATGGTCGCCCGGAATCCGAGCATCGTGAAGGACTTGGTGGATCAGGGCAGCGAGGTGGGCATCCACACCTTCACGCACGTCGATCTCTCGTATCAGAGCAGTGCCCGGGTCACCCGCGAGGTGGAGCAGACCCAGCTCGCGCTGGCGGGCGCGGCGGGTATCACGACGACACTGTTCCGTGCTCCGTATTCCTCTCAGCCGGACGCCATCGACGACTACAGCTGGCCCGTCTACAAGCAGCTCGGCGAGCAGGGCTACACCAGCGTCTTCGTGGACACCGACAGCGACGACTGGAAGACCCCGGGTGTTACGAAGATCATCGAATCGGCCACGCCGGCGTCGGGCAAGGGCGCTTCCGTCCTCTTCCACGACGCGGGCGGTGACCGCAGTCAGACGATCAAAGCGCTTCCCGAGTACATCAAGAAGATGAAGGCGCTGGGCTACACGTTCACCACCGTCAGCGGTGCGACCCAGGAGGCGAGGAGCGGCACCCAGGCGGTGGACGTCGGGGCTGCGGGGACGGAGCAGCAGGCGAACGGCTCGCAGCCCGGCGGCGAGCAGACGGGAAGCCGGCCCTCGGGGGCCGTGCGCCCCGGGGCGGCGAACAGCCTCCAGGCCGCCCACCGCACCGCCACGGGCGCGACCCTGTACGAGGGCAAGGCCCTCGTCGCGGCCGTAGCAGTGGCCGAGTGGACCGTGCCGGGGCTCGCGATCGGGCTGGCGGTCGTCGGCGTCGCCGTCATCGGCCGATTCGGAATGATGCTGATCCTCGCTCGGCGCCACTACAGACTCCGTAACAGGCGCCGGTTCAGCTGGGGGCCGGCGGTCACCGGGCCGGTGAGCGTGATCGTGCCCGCGTACAACGAGAAGGAATGCATCGCCAACACCCTCAAGTCGCTGGCGCAGAGCACCCATCCGATCGAGATCATCGTCGTGGACGACGGATCGACCGACAACACGAGCGAGATCGCCGAGTCGCTCGGCATGGCGAACGTCCGTGTCATCCGCCAGGAGAACGCGGGGAAGCCGGCCGCACTCAACAACGGGGTGCGCCATGCCCGTTACGACATCGTCGTGATGATGGACGGCGACACGGTCTTCGAAGCGGACACCGTGGAGCAGCTGGTGCAGCCCTTCGCCGACCCGAAGATCGGCGCGGTCGCGGGCAACGCCAAGGTCGGCAACCGCGACACGGTCATCGGTGCCTGGCAGCACATCGAGTACGTCATGGGCTTCAACCTCGACCGCCGCATGTACGACCTGCTGCGCTGCATGCCCACGATTCCGGGCGCGATCGGCGCGTTCCGCCGCGAGGCGGTGCTGGAGGTCGGCGGCATGAGCGAAGACACCCTCGCCGAGGACACGGACATCACCATCGCCATGCACCGCGCGGGCTGGAAGGTCGTTTACCAGGAGCACGCCAAGGCCTGGACGGAGGCGCCCGGTTCGCTGAAGCAGCTGTGGAGCCAGCGCTACCGCTGGAGCTACGGCACCATGCAGGCGCTCTGGAAGCACCGCAAGTCCCTTACGGACAAGGGCCCATCGGGGCGCTTCGGCCGGGTCGGCATGCCGCTGGTCGTGATCTTCCAGATCATCACGCCCGTGTTCGCCCCGCTCATCGACGTGTTCACCGCCTACTCGATGATCTTCGTCGACTTCAAGTCCGCTCTGATCGCCTGGCTGGCGGTGCTTGCCGTTCAACTCGTCTGTGCGGCCTACGCCTTCCGGCTCGACCGCGAGCGCTACCGGTACCTCCTGATGATGCCGCTGCAGCAACTCGCGTACCGCCAGATGATGTACCTCGTCCTCATCCACTCCTGCGTCACCGCACTCACCGGCGGCCGCCTGCGCTGGCAGAAACTCAAGCGCACGGGCGAAGTCGGCACCCCTGCGGGGGCCGGCCGATGA
- a CDS encoding acyltransferase, translating to MSWEAERQGYGAGWPAAPNDPQSPYRQQLRQDAPAEPGTDVHTLRLARVPAAPSAPDPEPLEAQSRRPAAGRDRYFDVLRAVALVRVVTYHAFGWAWAGMVFPSMGVMFALAGTLMAKSLERPALQVIKGRMRRLLLPFWFWGFVVVAAMVVHGWVPGPDALYWVLPLGDPRGDEWGIQAWEVLWYLRAYLWFVLLSPLLLRVFRKAPIPVLLLSLAPILVFQFLWEPPDSRFGGGLIDLATFLFCWLLGFAHHDEVLRRMKPGPVATGSLAALAFGAWYALTHQVETGSYDLDDIPLAQTFYCAGFVTLLMYFKAYYKVDFAGLARFRRLDRIVTVFNRRAVTVYLWHEIALILAVPLIDRLWDVPALEAHLPLESQWFLFGIGWLLLAVAVLLCGWVEDVASKKRPRLLP from the coding sequence ATGAGCTGGGAGGCCGAGCGGCAGGGGTACGGGGCCGGGTGGCCGGCTGCGCCGAACGACCCTCAAAGCCCGTACCGACAGCAACTCCGGCAGGACGCCCCGGCGGAGCCCGGAACGGACGTGCACACACTCCGGCTGGCCCGGGTGCCGGCGGCGCCGTCCGCGCCGGACCCCGAACCGCTGGAAGCGCAGAGCCGGCGGCCTGCCGCAGGACGTGACCGATACTTCGACGTGCTGCGCGCCGTTGCTCTCGTACGCGTGGTGACCTATCACGCCTTCGGATGGGCCTGGGCGGGCATGGTCTTCCCGTCCATGGGGGTGATGTTCGCACTCGCAGGCACGCTCATGGCGAAGTCCCTTGAGCGCCCAGCGCTACAGGTGATCAAGGGGCGGATGCGCAGGCTGCTCCTGCCGTTCTGGTTCTGGGGCTTCGTCGTCGTGGCCGCGATGGTGGTCCACGGCTGGGTGCCGGGCCCGGACGCTCTGTACTGGGTGCTGCCCCTCGGTGACCCCCGGGGCGACGAGTGGGGTATCCAGGCCTGGGAGGTCCTGTGGTACCTGCGTGCGTACCTGTGGTTCGTGCTTCTCTCTCCGCTCCTGCTCCGAGTGTTCCGCAAGGCGCCGATCCCGGTGCTGCTGCTTTCCCTGGCTCCGATCCTGGTCTTCCAGTTCCTTTGGGAGCCACCCGACAGCCGCTTCGGCGGCGGCCTCATCGACCTCGCCACCTTTCTCTTCTGCTGGCTCCTCGGCTTCGCGCACCACGACGAGGTCCTGCGGAGGATGAAGCCGGGCCCCGTGGCCACCGGGTCGCTCGCGGCGCTGGCGTTCGGCGCCTGGTATGCGCTCACACACCAGGTGGAGACGGGTAGTTACGACCTCGACGACATCCCCCTCGCCCAGACCTTCTACTGCGCCGGCTTCGTGACGCTGCTGATGTACTTCAAGGCGTACTACAAGGTCGACTTCGCGGGCCTCGCGCGTTTCAGGCGACTCGACCGGATCGTGACGGTCTTCAATCGCCGTGCCGTGACCGTCTACCTATGGCACGAGATCGCGCTGATACTCGCGGTCCCCCTGATCGACCGTCTCTGGGACGTTCCCGCCCTGGAGGCCCACCTGCCGCTGGAGAGCCAGTGGTTCCTGTTCGGCATCGGGTGGCTCCTGCTCGCGGTGGCCGTCCTGCTGTGCGGCTGGGTCGAGGACGTGGCGTCGAAGAAGAGGCCGCGGCTGTTGCCGTAG
- a CDS encoding intradiol ring-cleavage dioxygenase → MGEKSIDRRRVLILGGAAVGAAGAAMVGCGSSGGSAAAPSSASSSGAVSTGTGQCVLMSNATQGPYYLDGALVRKNIAEGKKGVPLTVRLTVQDTTESCAPVPGAAVEIWHCDAWGYYSGWTTANPGGKAPAESEDKSGADDKTYLRGYQIADEDGVVEFTTIFPGWYTPRVTHIHLKVHTGGQTADGSYEGGKVNYTGQLFFDDKYGEAVYALSPYAQHTGTPTKLADDMVYPGGGARDGLMTVTGDTTQGYTGTLTLGIDPDAESGGGGAPGGVGQPPSGAPGEGHAP, encoded by the coding sequence ATGGGTGAAAAGAGCATTGACAGGCGAAGAGTACTGATCCTCGGCGGCGCGGCCGTCGGGGCGGCGGGAGCGGCGATGGTCGGCTGCGGGAGTTCCGGCGGCAGCGCTGCGGCTCCCTCCTCCGCGTCCTCGTCGGGTGCGGTGTCCACGGGGACGGGGCAGTGCGTGCTCATGTCCAATGCGACCCAGGGGCCGTATTACCTCGATGGCGCCCTGGTACGCAAGAACATCGCGGAGGGCAAGAAGGGCGTTCCGCTCACCGTGCGACTTACGGTGCAGGACACCACGGAGTCGTGCGCCCCGGTTCCGGGCGCGGCTGTGGAGATCTGGCACTGCGATGCCTGGGGCTACTACTCCGGGTGGACCACCGCCAATCCGGGCGGCAAGGCGCCGGCGGAGAGTGAGGACAAGAGCGGCGCCGACGACAAGACCTATCTGCGCGGCTACCAGATCGCCGACGAGGACGGAGTCGTCGAGTTCACCACCATATTCCCCGGCTGGTACACCCCGCGCGTCACACATATCCACCTCAAGGTCCACACCGGAGGCCAGACGGCCGACGGCTCCTACGAGGGCGGCAAGGTCAACTACACCGGCCAACTCTTCTTCGACGACAAGTACGGGGAAGCCGTATACGCGCTGTCCCCGTACGCACAGCACACCGGCACCCCCACCAAACTCGCCGACGACATGGTCTACCCCGGAGGCGGCGCCCGGGACGGGCTGATGACCGTCACCGGCGACACCACTCAGGGGTACACCGGAACCCTCACCCTCGGCATCGACCCCGACGCCGAGAGCGGGGGCGGCGGAGCGCCGGGAGGAGTAGGCCAACCGCCGAGCGGAGCTCCCGGCGAAGGGCACGCCCCGTAG
- a CDS encoding helix-turn-helix domain-containing protein, translated as MDSAAENTRAQAADTVSDLGAYLRARRAQVTPEQAGLPTTPGLRRTPGLRREELATLAGISIDYYVRLERGKETRPSPSVIDTLARALLLDAYEHRHLRELAAHAAHVAEPAPAPAPGHAVRPQLMLLLESVRPNAAYVVSRTLDLLAFNPGALRLFAGLDEWPAQQRNFARYAFLHPLARTVLDDWDEQARACVGRLRALAGTEPEAPDLADLVDELLTRSRDFADLWDRFDVKPHAPDPKTFHHPDVGDLHLGYESMPLEHSMKQRFVVFFAEPGSPDHEKLTLLDRGRHALGPRPDGLTVTTAAPGGKPPVAAPLPSTP; from the coding sequence ATGGACAGTGCGGCGGAGAACACCAGGGCCCAGGCGGCGGACACCGTGAGTGACCTCGGCGCCTACCTGCGGGCCCGCCGCGCACAGGTCACCCCCGAACAAGCCGGACTGCCCACCACCCCCGGCCTGCGCCGCACCCCCGGCCTGCGCAGGGAGGAGCTGGCCACTCTGGCCGGGATCAGCATCGACTACTACGTACGCCTGGAACGCGGCAAGGAGACCCGCCCCAGCCCCTCCGTGATCGACACCCTCGCCCGTGCCCTGCTCCTCGACGCGTACGAGCATCGGCATCTGCGCGAGCTCGCCGCCCACGCTGCCCACGTCGCCGAGCCTGCGCCTGCGCCTGCGCCCGGCCACGCCGTACGACCGCAGCTGATGCTGCTGCTCGAGTCCGTGCGCCCGAACGCGGCCTACGTCGTCAGCCGCACCCTGGACCTGCTCGCCTTCAACCCCGGCGCGCTCCGGCTCTTCGCCGGCCTGGACGAATGGCCCGCGCAGCAGCGGAACTTCGCCCGGTACGCCTTCCTCCATCCGCTCGCCCGTACCGTACTCGACGACTGGGACGAGCAGGCCCGCGCCTGCGTCGGCAGGCTCCGCGCGCTGGCCGGCACCGAGCCGGAAGCACCGGACCTGGCCGACCTGGTCGACGAACTCCTGACCAGGAGCCGGGACTTCGCCGACCTGTGGGACCGCTTCGACGTCAAACCGCACGCCCCGGACCCCAAGACCTTCCACCACCCCGACGTCGGCGACCTCCACCTCGGCTACGAGTCGATGCCACTGGAGCACAGCATGAAACAACGCTTCGTCGTATTCTTCGCCGAGCCGGGCAGCCCCGACCACGAAAAACTGACCCTCCTCGACCGGGGACGCCACGCACTGGGCCCTCGGCCGGACGGCCTCACGGTCACGACAGCCGCCCCCGGTGGCAAGCCCCCTGTCGCCGCACCCCTGCCCTCGACACCCTAA
- a CDS encoding helix-turn-helix transcriptional regulator translates to MASEQSSGGGAELGRFLRARRTQTTPEQVGLAVGAGLRRTPGLRREELATLTGISIDYYVRLERGKETRPSPSVIDALARALQLDDAEHQHLLELAARAARYAPEPPPAPSRTVRPHLKLLLETMRPNPAYIVSRSMDLLAWNPGGLALYAGLDDWPATQRNLARYLFLHPAARELFPDWTVQVRACVARLRALAGTAPDAPDLTALVGELLLKSPDFARLWERYDVTGRKPARKTFHHPHVGTFSLTPQSMHLEGTPGQRLGVYTAEPGTPDHDAVLLLDMTAPGPGPGGSPATNDEPQPQPHTPS, encoded by the coding sequence GTGGCATCCGAGCAGAGCAGCGGCGGTGGGGCCGAGCTGGGCCGGTTCCTGCGCGCCCGCCGTACGCAGACCACGCCCGAGCAGGTCGGCCTCGCGGTCGGCGCCGGCCTGCGCCGTACCCCCGGCCTGCGACGCGAAGAGCTGGCCACCCTCACCGGCATCAGCATCGACTACTACGTACGCCTCGAACGCGGCAAGGAGACCCGGCCCAGCCCGTCCGTCATCGACGCCCTCGCCCGCGCCCTGCAGCTGGACGATGCCGAACACCAGCACCTGCTCGAGCTGGCCGCCCGAGCCGCCCGCTACGCCCCCGAACCGCCTCCCGCCCCGAGCCGAACCGTGCGCCCGCACCTGAAATTGCTCCTGGAGACGATGCGCCCGAACCCGGCCTACATCGTCAGCCGCAGCATGGACCTGCTCGCCTGGAACCCCGGGGGGCTGGCCCTGTACGCGGGCCTGGACGACTGGCCCGCCACCCAGCGCAACCTCGCCCGCTACCTCTTCCTCCACCCCGCCGCCCGTGAGCTGTTCCCCGACTGGACGGTTCAGGTCCGCGCCTGCGTCGCCCGTCTGCGCGCCCTGGCCGGCACCGCCCCCGACGCACCCGACCTGACCGCCCTGGTCGGCGAGCTGCTCCTCAAGAGCCCCGACTTCGCCAGGCTCTGGGAGCGGTACGACGTCACCGGCCGCAAGCCCGCCCGCAAGACCTTCCACCACCCGCACGTCGGGACCTTCTCGCTCACCCCCCAGTCCATGCACCTGGAAGGCACGCCGGGCCAACGCCTCGGCGTCTACACCGCCGAGCCCGGAACCCCCGACCACGACGCCGTGCTCCTGCTCGACATGACCGCCCCCGGCCCGGGACCGGGCGGAAGCCCGGCCACGAACGATGAGCCGCAACCCCAGCCGCACACCCCGTCCTGA
- a CDS encoding aldo/keto reductase: MQHVTLNNGIAMPILGFGVYQIPPEQTEQTVTEALAAGYRLLDTAAAYQNEEAVGRAIKNSGVPREELFVTTKLWVQDAPGEENTKRAFETSLKKLGLDYLDLYLMHQPYGDVYGQWRAMEDLNREGRAKAIGVANFYPDRLLDLVLNNDITPAVNQIETHPFFQRTADQELMREHGVQIQAWGGFAQGKNGLFTNPVLSGIAQSHGKSVGQVVLRWAVQLGVASIPKSVRAERMAENIDVFDFELTDDQMAAIATLDTGASLFFDHHDPAMVQWLSARRLDS; encoded by the coding sequence ATGCAGCACGTCACCCTGAACAACGGCATCGCGATGCCGATCCTCGGCTTCGGCGTCTACCAGATCCCGCCGGAGCAGACCGAGCAGACGGTCACCGAGGCTCTCGCGGCCGGCTACCGACTGCTGGACACCGCTGCCGCGTACCAGAACGAGGAGGCCGTCGGCCGCGCGATCAAGAACAGCGGCGTGCCGCGCGAGGAGCTGTTCGTCACCACCAAGCTGTGGGTCCAGGACGCGCCCGGTGAGGAGAACACCAAGCGGGCCTTCGAGACGTCGCTGAAGAAGCTCGGCCTCGATTACCTCGACCTGTACCTGATGCACCAGCCCTACGGCGACGTGTACGGCCAGTGGCGGGCCATGGAGGACCTGAACCGCGAGGGCCGTGCCAAGGCGATCGGTGTCGCGAACTTCTACCCCGACCGGCTGCTCGACCTCGTCCTCAACAACGACATCACGCCCGCGGTCAACCAGATCGAGACCCACCCGTTCTTCCAGCGCACCGCCGACCAGGAGCTCATGCGGGAGCACGGGGTCCAGATCCAGGCCTGGGGCGGCTTCGCCCAAGGCAAGAACGGCCTGTTCACCAACCCGGTCCTGAGTGGGATCGCCCAGAGCCACGGGAAGTCCGTCGGGCAGGTCGTGCTGCGCTGGGCGGTCCAGCTAGGCGTCGCCTCGATCCCGAAGTCGGTGCGCGCCGAGCGCATGGCGGAGAACATCGACGTCTTCGACTTCGAGCTCACGGACGACCAGATGGCGGCCATCGCCACCCTGGACACCGGGGCATCGCTGTTCTTCGACCACCACGACCCGGCGATGGTCCAGTGGCTGAGCGCTCGGCGCCTGGACAGCTGA